The window AAAAAAGAGAGAGATATTCAGCTGATCAAATCTAAGGCAATGGAGAATAGAATATATCAAGAAATAAACTCTTTAGCACATGATTTGAAAACACCACTAGTTACTATTAGAGGCCTAAATTCATTGATTCCAATATGTGATAAAGACAAATTAACAGAGTATAGTGAGCGCATAGAAGGAGCTATTAGTAAGATGAGTGAGATGATTTCAAGTTTTTTATATGCTAGTTCTCGTCAAAAGTTAAAGGTTGAGGAGCTGATTCAATATATTCAGGCTCAAATACCTATTGAAGACGAGGCTTTGAATGTTGACATTGATTTGGAAAGCCAATTACCATTACTTTATGTAAATAAGGTAAGAGTTGTTAGAGCACTAATAAATATAGTTGAAAATGCAATTGTAGTTCCTTGCACTCACGAATTCAAAAATATAATGATTAAGGTAAGACAGGCAGAAGGAGGGGTAAATATATATATATCCGATAATGGGATAGGAATACCTTCTTCAGAAATTGAAAATATATGGGAGATAGGTTATTCAAATTGTAAAACCTCAGGACTTGGACTACCTTTTGCAAAACAGATTGTAGAGGATCATAATGGAAGTATTAGTATTGAAAGCAAAAAAGAAGAGGGAACATTTGTAACAGTATATTTACCATCAGCGAATTACATTCAAAATAAAAGGAGTGATTGTGGTGAATAGCAAGGATAAAATAAAAATTATAGTTATAGATGATGAAGAAGATATTCTATATACGATAAAAGAAATATGTGGATTTGGAGGATATGAGGTTCTAACTGCAACTAGTGGAAGAAAAGGATATGAGCTTTGCAAAAAACATAAACCGCAGCTTGTTATTGTAGATTATCATATGCCTGATTGGGATGGAATAAATACTGTTAAAAAAATTAGAGATATGGACCCTGCTGTATCTATTCTAGTTTTGACTGTTGATGAAAGACAAGAAATATCAGACAAGTTTATTGAGGTAGGAGCTACTGATTTTGCAATTAAACCTATTAAAGC is drawn from Tepidibacter hydrothermalis and contains these coding sequences:
- a CDS encoding sensor histidine kinase — its product is MKNKDNMIYIRAFSFIIIGFLFSFFTSSIWFNVIVKIREAIYTGDSGHLILASAYSSILFSIQSTLFFLGTISLLSIINKRYQMSSIKIYVFVIVVFYILNRIVEVFFIVPWEPITMLMGLFATMILLKEQNYSTFQFIQTTIICIQVFFAFQWLNIMPTFSFLQIGQSDISMSIKIAGEYLKSESVLNFIGFSFFLPFTFSASITVSLFMSYAHNIVILQENYKKERDIQLIKSKAMENRIYQEINSLAHDLKTPLVTIRGLNSLIPICDKDKLTEYSERIEGAISKMSEMISSFLYASSRQKLKVEELIQYIQAQIPIEDEALNVDIDLESQLPLLYVNKVRVVRALINIVENAIVVPCTHEFKNIMIKVRQAEGGVNIYISDNGIGIPSSEIENIWEIGYSNCKTSGLGLPFAKQIVEDHNGSISIESKKEEGTFVTVYLPSANYIQNKRSDCGE
- a CDS encoding response regulator; this encodes MNSKDKIKIIVIDDEEDILYTIKEICGFGGYEVLTATSGRKGYELCKKHKPQLVIVDYHMPDWDGINTVKKIRDMDPAVSILVLTVDERQEISDKFIEVGATDFAIKPIKAPDLICRIKVNLKIHEVTKKNIADKANAFVDKGISPATLNLIWNFLLTQDADITIEEIANGMNLAYQTVHRYVQYLIEHEKLELIPVYGQIGRPKNKYRVMKEKVSE